In Geotalea uraniireducens, one genomic interval encodes:
- a CDS encoding type II toxin-antitoxin system RelE/ParE family toxin: protein MDIEFSSPDIQALCEQQRLMTKQLGDNCSRKLRTRLADLRAAANVAELTSGRPHPLKGDRANQFALNLQGGKRLVFEPANNPIPTRDDDSIAWDLVTKVRIVFIGDYHD from the coding sequence ATGGATATTGAGTTTTCCTCCCCTGACATTCAAGCCCTCTGTGAACAACAACGGCTCATGACAAAACAGCTTGGTGACAACTGTAGTCGCAAGCTCCGAACCCGGTTGGCTGATCTGCGTGCCGCGGCCAATGTGGCCGAGCTGACTTCCGGTCGCCCTCATCCGTTAAAGGGGGACCGCGCCAACCAGTTTGCTCTCAATCTGCAGGGGGGCAAGCGTCTCGTCTTTGAACCGGCAAACAATCCCATTCCCACACGTGATGATGACTCCATTGCGTGGGACCTTGTCACAAAGGTCCGCATCGTTTTTATAGGTGACTATCATGACTAA
- a CDS encoding helix-turn-helix domain-containing protein: protein MTKSVATFSPDWISPPGDTILDRLEEHGWKQTELAKRTGYTTKHISLLINGKAPITEDTAIKLERVVGSTAHFWLTREAQYREGLVRMAERDSLKVVADWLKELPLKEMINFGWIRAFADKGEQVAECLRFFGVATVELWRKEYGEPLAAFRASNKFDKHAGSVAAWLRQGERSAATLKTEPYDRAAFKEALGALRALTREPDPELFIPKLIEACAKTGVAVIIEPAPKGCPASGATLWLSQDKALLMLSLRHKTNDHFWFSFFHEAGHLLHHGKRLRFIEVEGALSNEHEEEANEFARDWLVPPQYSKALASMQKSEVAIRALADELRVAPGIIVGRLQNEGLLRWDSRLNKTLKVRYEWCHER, encoded by the coding sequence ATGACTAAATCTGTAGCGACATTCTCTCCCGACTGGATCTCTCCGCCGGGTGACACGATTCTCGATCGGCTTGAAGAGCACGGTTGGAAACAGACCGAGCTGGCCAAACGTACCGGCTATACCACCAAGCACATCAGTCTGTTGATCAACGGGAAGGCGCCGATAACGGAAGATACAGCGATCAAGCTGGAACGGGTTGTCGGCAGTACCGCTCACTTTTGGCTTACCCGTGAGGCTCAATATCGGGAAGGGCTGGTGCGCATGGCTGAAAGGGATTCGTTAAAGGTCGTAGCGGACTGGCTCAAGGAACTTCCCCTAAAAGAGATGATCAATTTTGGCTGGATTCGGGCTTTTGCCGACAAGGGGGAGCAGGTTGCCGAATGCTTGCGGTTCTTTGGCGTTGCAACTGTTGAACTGTGGAGAAAGGAATATGGAGAGCCTTTAGCGGCTTTCCGTGCTTCCAACAAGTTTGACAAGCATGCCGGTTCGGTAGCGGCATGGCTCCGGCAGGGGGAGCGGAGCGCCGCAACCCTGAAAACAGAACCGTATGATCGAGCGGCATTCAAAGAAGCACTTGGGGCTTTGCGGGCATTGACCAGAGAACCTGACCCTGAACTATTCATTCCAAAATTAATCGAAGCATGTGCGAAAACCGGTGTTGCCGTGATCATCGAACCGGCGCCGAAGGGATGCCCCGCCAGCGGGGCCACCCTGTGGCTCTCGCAGGACAAGGCTCTGTTGATGCTGAGCCTGCGGCATAAGACCAATGACCATTTTTGGTTCTCGTTCTTCCATGAGGCGGGACACTTGCTGCACCATGGCAAGCGGCTGCGCTTCATAGAGGTGGAAGGTGCGCTCAGTAACGAGCATGAGGAGGAAGCCAATGAATTCGCCAGGGATTGGCTAGTCCCGCCCCAGTACTCCAAGGCCTTGGCATCAATGCAGAAATCGGAGGTGGCAATAAGGGCATTGGCCGATGAATTGCGGGTAGCACCTGGCATCATCGTCGGCAGGCTGCAGAATGAAGGGTTGCTGAGATGGGATTCGCGTTTGAACAAAACTCTCAAAGTGCGGTACGAGTGGTGTCACGAGAGATGA
- a CDS encoding DNA cytosine methyltransferase encodes MKNVAQPKKRATPRRKVYAVDLFCGAGGLTHGLVRAGVDVRLGVDIDPVCEYPYTANNKAKFLLKSVEKLAVCDLERHYRKNGIKLLAGCAPCQTFSTYNHKATESDKRWWLLLQFSRLVDELSPELVTMENVPRLIEQNVFDKFVANLEFKGYSVAYQVINCAEYGIPQQRNRLVLLASKLGPISLLTPQEFGRRPRTVKEAIGDLPPLKAGTSHPNDPLHQCSALSEINMRRIKASKPGGTWRDWPRELVANCHKKSSGKTYPSVYGRMTWEDPAPTMTTQFFGFGNGRFGHPQQDRAISLREGAILQSFPADYEFTRPGEQVCQKSIGRLIGNAVPVTLGEIIGTSLLSHVSDATKRAYRSKQRERREVRSFPSRGMT; translated from the coding sequence ATGAAAAACGTGGCACAACCAAAAAAAAGAGCTACTCCGAGACGCAAAGTGTATGCCGTCGACTTGTTTTGCGGAGCAGGGGGGTTGACACATGGCCTAGTGAGGGCTGGTGTCGATGTCCGTCTGGGCGTGGACATTGATCCGGTTTGTGAGTATCCCTATACTGCCAACAACAAAGCAAAGTTCCTGCTCAAATCCGTGGAGAAACTTGCTGTCTGTGATCTGGAGCGTCATTACAGAAAGAACGGAATCAAGCTTTTGGCCGGTTGTGCTCCGTGCCAGACCTTTTCCACCTACAATCATAAAGCGACGGAATCCGACAAACGCTGGTGGCTTCTGTTGCAGTTTTCGAGACTCGTGGATGAGTTGTCGCCGGAACTGGTGACGATGGAGAATGTTCCACGACTCATCGAACAGAACGTTTTCGACAAGTTCGTGGCCAACCTTGAATTCAAGGGGTATTCGGTCGCGTACCAGGTAATCAATTGCGCCGAATACGGCATTCCCCAACAACGCAACCGCTTGGTATTGCTGGCTTCCAAACTCGGCCCGATCTCACTTCTTACCCCACAGGAATTCGGCAGGAGGCCAAGAACCGTCAAAGAGGCCATCGGTGACTTGCCTCCGCTCAAGGCCGGGACGAGCCATCCGAATGACCCTTTGCATCAGTGCTCGGCTCTTTCCGAAATCAATATGCGCCGTATAAAGGCTTCCAAACCCGGAGGGACTTGGCGTGACTGGCCCAGAGAGTTGGTGGCCAACTGTCACAAAAAATCATCGGGAAAGACCTACCCCAGTGTTTATGGCCGCATGACTTGGGAAGATCCCGCCCCCACGATGACGACCCAATTCTTCGGGTTCGGCAATGGTCGCTTCGGGCACCCGCAGCAAGACAGGGCGATTTCGCTTAGAGAAGGAGCGATTCTGCAGAGCTTCCCAGCGGATTACGAGTTTACTCGGCCGGGTGAACAGGTCTGCCAGAAGTCCATCGGCAGACTGATCGGCAATGCCGTTCCTGTCACGCTCGGAGAGATCATTGGTACCAGCTTGCTGTCGCACGTTTCGGATGCTACCAAGAGAGCGTATCGATCGAAACAGAGGGAAAGACGCGAGGTACGTTCATTCCCTTCTAGGGGGATGACATGA
- a CDS encoding ATP-binding protein — MKEYRLSVDPRILELLGPNLYTNIYYVLAELIANAYDADAKNVYIISNKDDIRVEDDGHGMSYEAGDIAKYLNVAGVSRTTEDESKTKSGSRRKMGRKGVGKLAALSVSENVDILTVADGEKSGFVLSRRPENGDELKAIEDEKIVFERIEDHGSAIIMRNPQYRLHQTLAPVKRNLLKIFPLVDANFRIHIIRGNKTVTIDAFDRSIMGELSTLITLGDKFAPLCDLVPDSYPARRPDLVAAEAKKVMSITMKANDGKEHEYTLEVLGWIGTYKTTRGRKAELTDFPDNFISLFANEKMGEFNILPVVGQNKLTEVYVVGQLHVDLFELTELPDMALSNRQGYKSDDPRYEAVREFVRNELLAEILRKRKTYTDIVNADKKRLKEEAQRNDEAKLRAAVDGFRKNASEEAANALAVLGVNASREAVKDVISRSINVHSPDLGLKAKVDSQKKKILISQTYPDKAFADIIYQMLVFNNVPPDDILYTNCDDEVCRVPEDRAVYDYLREFFVESYSTQKIFVLFVTSENTKASWGAITEVGASWITKIDHKIFNIHPFRPEHPLNDEMQWQSTNRTEPTNGDLWMIKLNADIFCQKIEAVCDSLDYKKKNRTQNMDHLGTLVSIRDRI; from the coding sequence ATGAAAGAGTACCGATTGAGCGTGGATCCGCGCATTCTGGAATTGCTCGGGCCGAATCTCTACACAAACATCTATTACGTCTTGGCGGAGTTGATCGCCAATGCATATGACGCGGACGCGAAGAACGTCTACATCATCTCCAATAAAGACGACATCCGTGTCGAGGACGATGGTCACGGAATGTCTTATGAGGCCGGTGATATCGCCAAGTACTTGAATGTCGCAGGTGTCTCTAGAACCACGGAAGACGAATCTAAGACGAAGTCCGGTAGTCGCCGTAAGATGGGGCGAAAGGGTGTTGGTAAGCTGGCAGCGCTCTCCGTTTCGGAAAACGTCGATATCCTGACGGTTGCCGATGGGGAGAAATCCGGATTCGTGTTGTCCCGCCGCCCGGAGAACGGTGACGAACTGAAGGCGATAGAGGACGAGAAGATCGTTTTCGAGCGCATTGAAGATCATGGTTCTGCCATCATCATGCGAAACCCGCAATACCGTCTCCACCAGACTCTGGCCCCGGTCAAACGGAATCTGCTCAAAATATTTCCTCTGGTGGATGCAAACTTCCGGATACACATCATTCGCGGAAACAAGACGGTGACGATCGACGCTTTCGATCGGAGCATCATGGGTGAACTGAGCACCCTGATTACGCTTGGCGACAAGTTTGCGCCACTGTGTGATCTCGTCCCTGACAGTTATCCAGCCAGGCGTCCCGACCTGGTCGCAGCAGAAGCGAAGAAGGTCATGTCGATCACCATGAAGGCCAACGATGGGAAAGAGCACGAATACACACTGGAGGTCTTGGGGTGGATAGGCACCTACAAGACTACTAGAGGACGGAAGGCGGAGTTGACCGACTTCCCGGACAACTTCATTTCGCTTTTCGCCAACGAAAAAATGGGTGAGTTCAACATCCTCCCCGTCGTTGGTCAGAACAAGTTGACCGAGGTGTATGTCGTCGGACAGTTGCATGTCGATCTGTTCGAGTTGACGGAACTGCCGGATATGGCGTTGAGCAACCGGCAGGGATACAAGTCAGACGATCCGCGCTATGAGGCCGTGCGCGAGTTCGTTAGAAATGAGTTGCTTGCCGAAATCCTCAGGAAGCGTAAAACCTACACGGACATAGTCAATGCCGATAAGAAACGACTGAAGGAAGAGGCTCAAAGGAATGATGAAGCGAAATTGAGGGCCGCCGTAGATGGTTTTCGCAAGAATGCTAGCGAAGAAGCGGCTAATGCGTTGGCGGTGCTGGGGGTGAATGCTTCTCGTGAGGCGGTGAAGGACGTCATCTCAAGGTCCATCAATGTTCATAGCCCTGACCTCGGCCTGAAAGCGAAAGTCGATTCGCAAAAGAAGAAGATTCTCATCAGCCAGACTTATCCGGACAAGGCTTTCGCCGACATTATTTATCAGATGCTGGTGTTCAACAACGTTCCGCCCGATGACATCCTATACACCAACTGTGACGACGAAGTTTGCCGTGTGCCGGAAGATCGAGCCGTCTATGACTATCTCCGCGAATTTTTCGTCGAAAGTTATTCGACCCAAAAGATATTCGTGCTATTCGTGACCAGTGAGAACACGAAAGCCTCGTGGGGAGCGATCACGGAGGTCGGGGCATCCTGGATCACCAAGATCGATCACAAGATTTTCAACATCCATCCTTTTCGTCCAGAGCATCCTCTTAACGACGAGATGCAGTGGCAGAGCACCAATCGTACGGAGCCGACGAATGGCGATCTGTGGATGATCAAGCTGAATGCCGACATTTTCTGCCAGAAGATAGAAGCCGTCTGTGACTCACTTGACTACAAGAAAAAAAACCGCACCCAAAACATGGATCACTTGGGAACGCTCGTCTCCATCAGGGACAGGATATGA
- a CDS encoding very short patch repair endonuclease: MDTVDKQARSRIMSRVGQKNTGPEMRLRRSLHKIGLRYRLHDKKLPGTPDIVFPRFKAVVFVHGCFWHRHGCKATTPPGTNVDFWRKKFDENIARDRRNTESLRNAGWRVAVIWECALKKKCADPDVIARLVCEWLASGEEYNKNLTIPDSRGTP; the protein is encoded by the coding sequence GTGGACACCGTTGACAAACAAGCGCGTTCAAGAATCATGTCCAGGGTCGGTCAAAAGAATACCGGTCCGGAGATGAGACTTCGAAGGTCGTTGCACAAAATTGGGTTGCGATATCGGCTTCACGACAAGAAGTTGCCGGGAACTCCGGACATTGTCTTCCCTCGCTTCAAGGCGGTTGTATTCGTACATGGTTGTTTTTGGCACCGACACGGTTGTAAGGCAACCACGCCGCCCGGAACCAATGTAGATTTCTGGCGCAAGAAATTCGATGAGAATATCGCCAGAGATCGACGGAACACTGAGTCCCTTCGGAACGCGGGGTGGAGGGTTGCCGTAATATGGGAGTGTGCTCTCAAGAAGAAATGTGCTGACCCCGATGTGATTGCGAGATTGGTGTGCGAATGGTTGGCTTCTGGGGAAGAATATAATAAAAATCTAACCATACCTGATTCCCGGGGAACCCCCTAG